Proteins found in one Drosophila busckii strain San Diego stock center, stock number 13000-0081.31 chromosome 2R, ASM1175060v1, whole genome shotgun sequence genomic segment:
- the LOC108594616 gene encoding cytochrome P450 6a2, translated as MLLALYLLLALSALLTYVLYRNLNYWKLRNVPQEPPHPFYGNLVGFRKNRIIHDLMLDYYNKYRKSGLPFVGFHFLQKPAAFVIDTKLAKHILIKDFKNFTDRNMFHNERDDPLTGHLFNLDGKRWKEMRHKLSPTFSSGKMKFMFPTVIKVSEEFMNVMFELVPAQAGSSIIEIKDLMARFTTDVIGTCAFGIECNTLRTPVTDFRTMATKAFTEVRNGPLLTAFHFSFPQLAKKLRVRKTPEDVHQFFMNLVKQTLAYREREQIKRNDFMDMLIELKKTGSFTLDSGEVVHGLTVGELAAQVFVFFLAGFETSSSTMTYALYELAKNQDIQDTMRAEIENVLQQHENKYSYESIKAMSYVDQVISETLRLYTIVPHLSRNALNDYVVPGHPKLVIERGTQVILPACAYHRDEDLYPNPEKFDPERFSPEMVAARDSVEWLPFGDGPRNCIGMRFGQMQTRIGLTQLIRNFKFTVCDKTEQKLTYDPKSIVLSVNGIYLRVERVLL; from the coding sequence ATGTTGCTCGCTTTATATTTGCTGCTCGCCCTAAGCGCGTTGCTAACTTACGTGCTATATCGCAATTTAAACTATTGGAAGCTGCGCAATGTGCCGCAGGAGCCACCGCATCCGTTCTATGGCAATCTTGTGGGTTTTCGCAAGAATCGCATCATACACGATCTGATGCTGgattattacaataaatatcGCAAGAGCGGTTTGCCCTTTGTGGGTTTTCACTTTCTGCAAAAGCCGGCAGCCTTTGTCATCGACACCAAGCTGGCCAAGCATATACTAATCAAGGACTTTAAGAACTTTACGGACCGCAACATGTTTCACAATGAACGCGATGATCCGCTGACTGGACATTTGTTCAATCTCGATGGCAAGCGCTGGAAGGAAATGCGACACAAGTTGTCGCCCACTTTCAGCTCTGGCAAAATGAAGTTTATGTTTCCCACTGTCATAAAAGTGTCGGAGGAATTTATGAACGTAATGTTTGAGCTAGTGCCGGCTcaagctggcagcagcatcatcgaAATTAAGGATCTAATGGCTCGCTTCACCACCGACGTCATTGGCACCTGTGCCTTTGGCATTGAATGCAACACGCTGCGTACGCCTGTGACTGACTTTCGCACAATGGCCACTAAAGCATTCACTGAGGTGCGCAATGGGCCGCTGCTGACAGCATTCCACTTCAGTTTCCCGCAGCTGGCCAAGAAGCTACGCGTGCGTAAGACGCCCGAGGATGTGCATCAGTTCTTTATGAACCTGGTCAAGCAGACACTTGCCTATCGAGAGCGCGAGCAGATAAAACGCAATGACTTTATGGACATGCTCATAGAGCTGAAGAAGACAGGCAGCTTCACCTTGGACTCCGGCGAGGTGGTGCATGGCCTGACTGTAGGCGAATTGGCAGCTCAGGTGTTTGTCTTTTTCCTAGCGGGCTTTGAGACTTCCTCCTCCACCATGACCTACGCGCTCTATGAGCTGGCCAAGAACCAAGATATACAGGACACAATGCGTGCGGAAATCGAAaatgtgctgcagcagcatgaaaacaaatatagcTACGAAAGCATCAAGGCTATGAGCTATGTCGATCAAGTTATATCAGAAACTCTGCGCTTGTATACGATAGTGCCGCATTTATCGCGTAATGCCTTGAACGACTACGTAGTGCCTGGTCATCCGAAATTGGTCATAGAGCGTGGCACACAAGTCATATTGCCCGCCTGTGCCTATCATCGCGATGAAGATCTCTATCCCAATCCCGAGAAATTCGATCCGGAGCGCTTCTCGCCCGAAATGGTCGCTGCTCGCGACTCTGTGGAATGGCTGCCCTTTGGTGATGGACCTAGAAACTGCATTGGCATGCGATTTGGCCAAATGCAAACACGCATAGGGTTAACACAGCTGATAAGAAATTTCAAGTTTACAGTTTGTGATAAGACTGAACAAAAGCTGACCTACGATCCAAAATCAATTGTGCTGTCTGTCAACGGAATTTATTTGCGCGTAGAACGAGTTTTGTTGTAa